A single window of Pseudarthrobacter defluvii DNA harbors:
- a CDS encoding amidohydrolase family protein — translation MEATSAPVIDSHVHVWDPAVLNYAWLSEAPHLNRPFLPEHLPHMAANIRAAIFVQADCRDDQALKEVDWVSGLRAGWPQLAGIVAFAPISRGDAVGQDLDQLLERPLVRGVRQLFQDRDESFMLHPATLAGARQVAASGLVFDACIRARQLAALAEFARCVPDLLIVLDHMGKPPVASGELTAWRSGMQELARQENVVVKISGVGAEADPHRALAPQALPFIQETLHLFGAERCMIGSDCPVSLTSPAAYQDWITIVDKAMAGASDSERGSVSHRTAARVYQLRDDAGQTATNQEKD, via the coding sequence ATGGAGGCGACTTCAGCCCCGGTCATTGATTCGCATGTCCACGTGTGGGATCCGGCCGTGCTCAACTACGCCTGGCTTTCGGAAGCACCCCACCTGAACAGGCCGTTCCTGCCCGAACACCTCCCGCACATGGCGGCCAACATCCGGGCGGCCATTTTTGTCCAGGCCGACTGCCGTGATGACCAGGCCCTGAAGGAAGTGGACTGGGTGAGCGGCCTCCGCGCAGGCTGGCCGCAGCTGGCGGGGATTGTGGCTTTCGCCCCCATCAGCCGTGGTGACGCCGTTGGGCAGGACCTGGACCAACTGCTGGAACGGCCGCTGGTCCGCGGGGTGCGCCAGCTGTTCCAGGACCGGGACGAATCGTTCATGCTGCACCCGGCCACGCTGGCCGGCGCACGGCAGGTGGCAGCATCGGGACTGGTTTTTGACGCGTGTATCCGCGCAAGGCAGCTCGCTGCCTTGGCGGAGTTTGCCCGCTGCGTCCCTGACCTGCTGATTGTGCTGGACCACATGGGCAAGCCACCTGTCGCCAGCGGCGAGCTCACGGCGTGGCGCAGCGGCATGCAGGAGCTGGCCCGGCAGGAAAACGTCGTCGTCAAAATTTCGGGGGTCGGCGCCGAAGCGGACCCGCACCGTGCCCTGGCGCCCCAGGCGCTGCCGTTCATCCAGGAGACGCTGCACCTTTTCGGTGCGGAGCGTTGCATGATCGGCAGCGACTGTCCCGTCTCACTGACAAGCCCGGCCGCGTACCAGGACTGGATCACCATCGTGGACAAGGCGATGGCGGGCGCTTCCGACAGCGAGCGCGGCAGCGTCAGTCACCGAACGGCCGCGCGGGTTTACCAGCTCAGGGACGACGCAGGGCAGACAGCCACCAACCAGGAAAAGGACTGA
- a CDS encoding RbsD/FucU family protein, whose product MINYTLIHPGLLAALAESGHGSKILIADANYPHNTGAPASARRIALNLRPGLLSIDQILEVLVDAVPLEAAAVMTPPDGNWTEAVKGYESTLGGNVPIESHQRFEFYDAARSPDVAVVIASGDTRHYANLLLTIGVRPDGTA is encoded by the coding sequence ATGATCAACTACACCCTCATCCATCCGGGACTGCTGGCTGCGCTCGCCGAGTCCGGGCACGGCTCGAAGATCCTCATCGCTGATGCCAACTACCCGCACAACACCGGGGCGCCAGCCTCCGCACGGCGGATCGCGCTGAACCTTCGGCCCGGCCTGCTGTCCATCGACCAGATCCTTGAAGTGTTGGTCGATGCGGTGCCCCTGGAAGCAGCAGCAGTGATGACGCCACCGGACGGCAACTGGACGGAAGCCGTCAAGGGCTATGAAAGCACCCTTGGCGGAAACGTCCCCATCGAGTCCCATCAGCGCTTCGAGTTCTATGACGCGGCCCGCTCACCTGATGTCGCCGTCGTCATTGCCAGCGGTGACACGCGGCACTATGCGAACCTCTTACTGACCATCGGTGTCCGGCCCGACGGCACGGCGTGA
- a CDS encoding FadR/GntR family transcriptional regulator yields MTSSPANGSMSQTDVVISGVKRMLSSRRLRPGDRLPIEKDLAAELQVSRGSLREGVRALSTMGILETRQGAGTFVTRLEPSALLSAMEFWVGLQDGERANQVHTVRRALETEAAAAAAICIGKERLDEAGRILERAHAAIHSDPVQHEAAMQCDVEFHRLIAEASANHVLSALIETVSTNTIRGRMWRSIHDNEGLLATHREHLGILEALRRHDVDRARTRMANHLYAVEDYVTAIPEPDLGDQPADAAAVLGEGKSGS; encoded by the coding sequence ATGACCAGCAGCCCCGCCAACGGCTCAATGTCCCAGACCGACGTCGTGATCTCGGGCGTCAAGCGGATGCTGTCCTCTCGCCGGCTCCGGCCCGGGGACCGCTTGCCCATCGAGAAGGACCTTGCCGCGGAACTGCAGGTCTCCAGGGGCTCGCTGCGCGAAGGCGTCCGCGCCCTGTCGACTATGGGGATCCTGGAAACCCGGCAGGGAGCAGGAACTTTCGTCACCAGGCTGGAGCCCTCGGCCCTCCTGTCCGCCATGGAGTTCTGGGTGGGCCTGCAGGACGGCGAACGGGCGAACCAAGTCCATACCGTTCGCCGCGCGTTGGAGACCGAGGCGGCAGCCGCTGCGGCGATCTGCATCGGCAAGGAGCGGCTTGACGAAGCTGGGCGCATCCTTGAGCGGGCCCACGCGGCCATCCATTCGGACCCCGTTCAGCATGAAGCTGCCATGCAGTGCGACGTGGAGTTTCACCGGCTGATCGCAGAGGCGTCCGCCAATCACGTACTGTCCGCGCTGATCGAGACGGTTTCCACCAACACGATCAGGGGGCGGATGTGGCGGTCCATTCACGACAACGAGGGGCTGCTGGCCACGCATCGCGAACACCTCGGCATCCTGGAAGCGCTCCGCAGGCATGACGTAGACCGCGCCAGGACCCGGATGGCCAACCATCTTTACGCAGTAGAGGACTACGTGACGGCCATTCCCGAGCCGGATCTTGGGGATCAGCCAGCGGATGCCGCGGCGGTTCTTGGTGAGGGGAAAAGTGGCAGTTAG
- a CDS encoding L-fuconate dehydratase, whose translation MPHITGYDVFDVRFPTSLSADGSDAMNHDADYSAAYIVLKTDDPALYGCGFTFTIGRGNEICAAAMELRARPLLGQDLDGICGNPGETYRGLKRDSQLRWLGPDKGVEHLALGAVMNAVWDLAARRAGKPLWRLLSDMTPEQIVDAADLSYLSDALTREEALGLLARLAPTRDERIRQLTENGYPCYTTSAGWLGYSDEKLRRLCQEAVDQGYRHIKLKVGASLEDDIRRLGIAREVIGPEGNLMIDANQVWDVPQAIDWVKQLAEFSPMWIEEPTSPDDVLGHAEIRRAVQPIGVATGEHGMNRVLFKQLFQAGAIDYCQLDACRLASVNEVLAVQLMAAKFGIPVCPHAGGVGLCELVQHLSIFDFIAVSGDLTGRVTEFVDHLHEHFVDPCIISDGAYVMPANAGYSAELKEQTLQEFAFPYGSYWAGTDTGQAEQSWRAANPPGRVAFASARWEAQA comes from the coding sequence TTGCCACACATCACCGGATATGACGTGTTCGACGTGCGGTTTCCCACGTCGCTGTCGGCGGACGGCTCGGACGCCATGAACCACGACGCCGACTATTCCGCCGCCTACATTGTGCTGAAAACAGACGACCCTGCGCTGTACGGCTGCGGGTTCACCTTCACCATCGGCCGCGGCAACGAAATCTGCGCCGCCGCCATGGAACTGCGCGCCCGGCCTCTTTTGGGACAGGATCTAGACGGTATCTGCGGCAACCCCGGGGAAACGTACCGTGGCCTGAAGCGCGATTCCCAACTCCGCTGGCTGGGGCCGGACAAGGGCGTGGAACACCTCGCCCTTGGAGCTGTCATGAACGCGGTCTGGGACCTCGCGGCGCGGCGGGCAGGGAAGCCGTTGTGGCGGTTGCTCTCGGACATGACCCCTGAGCAGATCGTTGATGCCGCCGACCTGAGCTATCTTTCCGACGCCCTGACCCGCGAGGAAGCGCTCGGCCTCTTGGCCCGCCTTGCCCCGACCAGGGACGAGCGCATCCGGCAGCTGACTGAAAACGGCTACCCGTGCTACACCACGTCTGCGGGCTGGCTGGGCTACTCGGACGAGAAGCTCCGGCGGCTGTGCCAGGAGGCGGTGGACCAGGGGTACCGTCACATCAAGCTCAAGGTAGGCGCGTCCCTGGAGGACGATATCCGCCGCCTCGGCATCGCCCGCGAGGTCATCGGACCTGAGGGAAACCTGATGATCGACGCAAACCAGGTGTGGGATGTTCCGCAGGCCATCGACTGGGTCAAGCAGCTCGCCGAATTCAGCCCAATGTGGATCGAGGAGCCCACCAGTCCGGACGATGTCCTAGGGCACGCCGAAATCCGGCGCGCGGTCCAGCCGATCGGGGTGGCCACCGGGGAACACGGCATGAACCGTGTGCTCTTCAAGCAACTTTTCCAGGCCGGCGCCATCGATTACTGCCAGCTGGATGCCTGCCGTCTCGCCAGTGTGAACGAGGTCCTCGCGGTGCAGTTGATGGCGGCAAAGTTCGGCATCCCGGTGTGCCCGCATGCGGGCGGCGTGGGCCTGTGCGAGCTGGTCCAGCATTTGTCCATCTTCGATTTCATTGCCGTGTCAGGCGATCTCACAGGGAGGGTGACGGAGTTCGTGGACCACCTTCACGAGCATTTCGTGGATCCGTGCATCATCAGCGATGGCGCGTATGTCATGCCGGCAAACGCGGGATACTCGGCCGAACTGAAGGAACAGACGTTGCAGGAATTCGCCTTCCCCTATGGCAGCTACTGGGCAGGAACTGACACTGGCCAGGCAGAACAGTCCTGGCGGGCCGCCAACCCACCCGGCCGGGTTGCCTTCGCCAGCGCACGCTGGGAGGCGCAGGCATGA
- a CDS encoding aldo/keto reductase has protein sequence MQAETRTIPGTTVQLPVLGFGGAPIGNLYRQVPEQEALDAVTAAWEGGVRYFDTAPHYGLGLSERRLGAALAGQDRGSYVLSTKIGRLLRPNPSPQGEDTEGFDVPDDLHRVRDYSRDGVLRSIEESLQRLGTDRIDVVYIHDPDDYWTEAVEGAAPTLSALRDEGVIGAWGAGMNQAEMLHRFVTETDIDVVMLAGRYTLLEQGAAQALLPACLERGVGVVNVGVFNSGLLSKERPAANATYNYASAPQELLDRANLLADICESHGTTLPAAALHYPYQHQAVTSVVLGMRTPAQVKQNLDLASQSVPDQLWADLRDRGLIS, from the coding sequence ATGCAAGCAGAAACCCGCACCATCCCCGGCACCACCGTTCAACTGCCGGTGCTCGGCTTCGGCGGCGCCCCCATCGGGAACCTTTACCGGCAGGTGCCGGAGCAGGAAGCGCTCGACGCCGTCACCGCGGCCTGGGAGGGCGGCGTCCGGTACTTCGACACCGCGCCGCACTACGGGCTGGGTCTGTCCGAACGCCGGCTGGGCGCCGCGCTGGCCGGCCAGGACCGGGGCAGTTACGTCCTCAGCACCAAGATCGGGCGGCTCCTCCGCCCCAACCCTTCACCGCAGGGCGAGGACACGGAGGGCTTCGACGTCCCTGACGACCTCCACCGCGTCCGGGACTACTCACGCGACGGCGTGCTGCGCTCCATCGAGGAAAGCCTGCAGCGGCTGGGCACTGACCGGATCGACGTCGTCTACATCCACGACCCTGACGACTACTGGACCGAGGCGGTGGAAGGCGCTGCCCCCACACTGTCCGCGTTGCGCGACGAAGGCGTGATCGGAGCCTGGGGTGCCGGCATGAACCAGGCGGAGATGCTCCACCGGTTCGTTACCGAGACGGACATCGACGTGGTCATGCTCGCAGGCCGGTACACGCTGCTGGAGCAAGGTGCGGCCCAGGCCCTGCTCCCCGCCTGCCTGGAACGCGGAGTCGGCGTTGTCAATGTGGGCGTCTTCAATTCAGGCCTGCTGTCCAAGGAACGGCCCGCCGCAAATGCCACCTACAACTACGCATCCGCGCCCCAGGAACTTCTGGACAGGGCCAACCTGCTGGCGGACATCTGCGAATCGCACGGCACCACGCTTCCCGCCGCAGCCCTCCACTACCCATACCAGCACCAGGCCGTGACCAGCGTTGTCCTGGGCATGCGGACGCCGGCGCAGGTGAAGCAAAACCTGGACCTGGCCTCGCAGTCCGTCCCTGACCAGCTGTGGGCCGACCTCCGGGACCGCGGACTGATCAGCTGA